Proteins encoded by one window of Deinococcus radiodurans R1 = ATCC 13939 = DSM 20539:
- a CDS encoding type II toxin-antitoxin system VapC family toxin, giving the protein MTESTVLDANILSALLRSEANPLSIARQLSALAREGSLVVYAELLAGPEVTPDFLKGFLQEVDVQILPPSGLAVWESAGLAYGSYAQRRQRSGGGSPRQILSDFVIGAHALYHGAALFTADPQHYRLSFPALTVLTP; this is encoded by the coding sequence ATGACAGAGAGCACCGTGCTGGACGCCAATATTCTCAGTGCCCTGCTCCGTTCTGAGGCGAACCCTCTGTCCATTGCGCGTCAGCTTTCGGCGCTGGCCCGTGAGGGTTCACTAGTGGTTTATGCCGAGTTGCTCGCGGGCCCTGAGGTTACGCCCGATTTCCTCAAGGGATTTCTGCAAGAGGTGGACGTGCAGATTCTTCCGCCGTCTGGCCTTGCGGTCTGGGAAAGCGCGGGCCTCGCTTATGGGAGCTACGCTCAGCGGCGGCAACGCAGCGGTGGTGGGTCGCCTCGCCAGATTCTGAGTGACTTTGTGATTGGTGCCCATGCCCTGTATCACGGCGCCGCTCTCTTCACCGCTGATCCTCAGCATTACCGCCTCAGCTTCCCAGCCCTCACAGTCCTGACCCCATGA